Sequence from the Stenotrophomonas sp. 364 genome:
CCGCAGTTCGCCTTCGGTTTCGGCCTGACCTATGCCGATAACGGGGATCTGGCGGCGTTGCCGGAAGTCTCCGGCGTTACCGGCAATGAAGGCGCGGGCGGCGTATTCTTCGCGCGCGGCGATGCCGGCGCCGGCATGGCGCTGCGACTGGAGGGCGGCACGGGGCAGGGTGTGACCGTCACCAAAGTGCCGGAGTCCCTCGATGGGGGCCTGCTGCAGGTCACCGGCGTGGATCATCTCGCACAGGAAGACGGTCGTCGCCTTGCGTGGACGGGCAAGGGGGAGGCGATTGCCGCGTTGCAGTCGCACACGGCGCTGGACCTGCAGCGCGAGAGCAACGGTGACCTGATGCTGTTGACCACGCTCCGGGTGGACGCCGCGCCCCAGGGCGAGGCGTGGTTGTCGGTAGGCTGCGGTCCGGGCTGCTCGGCACGTGTTGCGCTTGGACCGACGCTGGCGAACCTGCCCAAAGGCCAATGGACTCGCGTGGGCGTGCCCTTGAAGTGCCTGGCAGCAGCAGGCGCGGATGTCGGCAAGCTGGATCGCCCCTGGTCCATCGGGACGGCGGGCGCGATGACGCTTTCGGTGTCACGTGTTGCGCTGGGTGCCTTGAACGAGGCGGAATCCACCCTCGCATGCCCGGGCGCGTGACAATGCGTCGCGCGCCATCAGCGCTTGGGTGGGCGAGCGACCGAGTCGCGCACCACCAGAAGGTGCGGCATGACGTGGTCGGTCAACACGCGCGTGTCCTCGCCCTTGCGGCGAATGGTGCGCAACAGGATATCGATGGCGGCGTCGGCCATCGCGGCGATGGGCTGATGGATGGTGGTCAGCTCGGGCCAGACGGTGGTGGCCGCCGAGGTGTCATCGAAGCCCACCACCGACAGGTCGCGGGGCACGTCCAGGCCGCGCCGGTGCGCGACGGAGATCACCGCCGCACCCATATCGTCGTTGCTGGCGAAGATCGCGGTGGGCGGCTGGTGCTGGGCCAGCAGCTTCTCGGCGGCGGCGAGCCCCGAGCGGTAGGTGTAGTCGCCCTGCTGCACCAGGCCGGGTTCAACGTCCAGCCCGGCCGCGTGCAAGGCGGTCACAAAGCCGTCGTAGCGCCGCGCACTGGCACTGAGGTCCTTGCGCCCGCAGATGAAACCGATGCGGCTGTGGCCGTGCTGGATCAGGTGTTCGGCCAGTTCCCTGCCGGCCTGGAAGTC
This genomic interval carries:
- a CDS encoding LacI family DNA-binding transcriptional regulator; amino-acid sequence: MDKPKKSVRRKTSGVTIDEVAALAGVSPMTVSRAINQGKVRDDTRERVMRAVRELGYTPNLAASTLAAAQHTRIALIYTNPSGAYLRELLVGLLRVASNAAIQLVVDYWEDFEPAAERKAARALAGRVDGVILPPPLCESQPAVTELIKAGIQVVAIAPGHLGNGISCVRIDDFQAGRELAEHLIQHGHSRIGFICGRKDLSASARRYDGFVTALHAAGLDVEPGLVQQGDYTYRSGLAAAEKLLAQHQPPTAIFASNDDMGAAVISVAHRRGLDVPRDLSVVGFDDTSAATTVWPELTTIHQPIAAMADAAIDILLRTIRRKGEDTRVLTDHVMPHLLVVRDSVARPPKR